One genomic segment of Musa acuminata AAA Group cultivar baxijiao chromosome BXJ3-3, Cavendish_Baxijiao_AAA, whole genome shotgun sequence includes these proteins:
- the LOC103979537 gene encoding uncharacterized protein LOC103979537, with amino-acid sequence MERKPSNSPNLMRHSAGAASAASTPGRRWAQIAEEKPKPKLAARVTEAAGETVAECAAVLCCCPCGLANLFFVAAVKLPAGLVRRALRLRRKRGAGYGKVKAGILRTRVGSFDDDDFSIHHGTFFMAMGAKEVWPAKAVSPELLQLEKEMTARFYSTGFWRSPSQKE; translated from the coding sequence ATGGAGAGGAAGCCGTCCAACTCTCCCAATTTAATGCGTCATTCGGCCGGAGCCGCCAGTGCCGCCTCGACCCCCGGCCGACGGTGGGCGCAGATCGCAGAAGAGAAGCCGAAGCCGAAGCTGGCAGCCCGGGTCACGGAGGCGGCCGGGGAGACGGTGGCGGAGTGCGCGGCCGTATTATGCTGCTGCCCCTGCGGCCTGGCGAACCTCTTCTTCGTGGCGGCTGTCAAGCTGCCGGCGGGGCTTGTCCGGCGGGCCCTGCGATTGAGACGGAAGCGTGGCGCCGGCTACGGAAAGGTGAAAGCCGGGATCTTGCGGACCAGAGTCGGCTCCTTTGACGACGACGACTTCAGTATTCACCACGGGACATTTTTTATGGCAATGGGGGCCAAAGAGGTATGGCCAGCGAAGGCGGTGTCGCCAGAGCTGTTGCAGttggagaaggagatgacagcgagaTTCTACAGCACTGGGTTTTGGCGGAGCCCTTCACAAAAGGAGTAA
- the LOC135633673 gene encoding arginine-specific demethylase JMJ22-like has translation MPSAFHRLTSPHLIRKKPPSAARKKKKKKKRTGVPFSKPQPLEHQVAEEEEEGMGEEQVLGFKLKPSASSRLHAIQPLGNLLLLGDASASVNARDHGLGILRALPDDLLLDVLALLPARDLAALSAASRSLYVFATHDTLWRALVLDHLHGNFSFRGSWRSTFLSAVSSHPPPSSSALVIRNFYSDYLFQSWLCANIEMKPEWLEIDNIERRRGISVEEFISRYEEPNKPVLLEGCLDEWPAMKGWSRERLVRICGGVKFAVGPVEMTLERYFQYADATKEERPLYLFDPMFAEKVSELGSEYEVPNYFREDLFAVMGKERPDYRWIIIGPAGSGSSFHVDPNSTSAWNAVIKGSKKWVMFPPEVVPPGVHPSPDGAEVACPVSIMEWFMNFYAACRKWKKRPVECVCRAGEVVFVPNGWWHLVVNLEDSIAITQNYVSRRNLFNVLDFLGKPNAGALVSGTKDRVNLYEKFRSALDVSYPGMIDEVTAKAQEKMAQKKKPSFWETVTDTKVGGFKFSF, from the exons ATGCCGAGCGCTTTCCATCGTCTCACGTCTCCCCACCTCATCCGAAAGAAACCACCGTCGGCAgctagaaagaagaagaagaagaagaagagaacagGTGTCCCCTTCTCCAAACCTCAACCATTAGAACACCAAGTagccgaagaagaagaggaggggatgGGGGAAGAGCAGGTGTTGGGGTTTAAGCTGAAGCCCTCCGCCTCGTCCCGTCTCCACGCCATCCAACCTCTCGgcaacctcctcctcctcggcgacGCCTCCGCCTCCGTCAACGCCCGCGACCATGGCCTCGGCATTCTTCGCGCCCTGCCTGACGACCTCCTCCTCGACGTCCTTGCCCTCCTCCCTGCCCGCGACCTCGCCGCCCTCTCCGCTGCCAGCCGCTCCCTCTACGTCTTCGCTACCCACGACACCCTCTGGCGCGCCCTCGTCCTTGACCACTTGCACGGCAACTTCTCGTTCCGTGGCTCTTGGAGGTCCACCTTCCTCTCTGCCGTTAGCTCccatcctcctccttcctcttcggcTCTCGTGATCAGGAATTTCTACTCGGACTACCTCTTCCAGAGCTGGCTCTGTGCCAATATCGAGATGAAGCCTGAGTGGCTCGAGATCGACAACATCGAGAGGCGGCGCGGGATCTCCGTGGAGGAGTTCATCAGCCGCTACGAGGAGCCTAATAAGCCGGTCTTGCTGGAAGGATGCCTCGACGAGTGGCCGGCGATGAAGGGGTGGAGCCGGGAACGCCTGGTTCGGATTTGCGGCGGCGTCAAGTTCGCTGTGGGTCCTGTGGAGATGACCCTGGAGCGGTACTTCCAGTATGCGGACGCCACGAAGGAGGAGCGACCGCTTTACCTCTTCGATCCCATGTTCGCTGAGAAGGTTTCCGAGCTTGGGTCCGAGTATGAGGTCCCCAATTACTTCAGGGAGGATCTGTTTGCCGTAATGGGGAAGGAGCGGCCGGACTACCGGTGGATAATAATTGGGCCCGCGGGCTCAGGATCGTCGTTCCATGTGGATCCGAACTCCACTTCCGCGTGGAACGCGGTGATCAAGGGTTCCAAGAAGTGGGTCATGTTTCCTCCGGAGGTCGTACCCCCCGGAGTGCATCCGAGCCCGGACGGAGCTGAGGTTGCCTGTCCGGTGTCCATCATGGAGTGGTTCATGAACTTCTATGCGGCTTGTAGAAAATGGAAGAAGAGGCCGGTCGAGTGCGTGTGCAGAGCCGGGGAGGTAGTATTTGTGCCTAATGGATGGTGGCATCTGGTGGTCAATCTCGAGGACTCCATTGCCATTACACAGAACTATGTGAGCCG AAGAAATCTGTTCAATGTTCTGGATTTTCTTGGCAAGCCCAATGCCGGTGCGCTCGTCTCTGGAACCAAAGATAGGGTGAATCTGTACGAGAAGTTTCGAAGTGCTCTTGATGTTTCCTATCCCGGAATGATCGATGAGGTCACAGCAAAAGCCCAAGAGAAGATGGCTCAGAAGAAAAAACCATCATTCTGGGAGACTGTTACTGATACTAAGGTTGGAGGATTCAAGTTCTCCTTCTAA
- the LOC135633463 gene encoding nuclear pore complex protein NUP1-like, protein MAAYESDGCGIGGKFRKRLFQRAPATPYDRPQAAACPAQPLPAEPRGNGWLSRLVDPATRIISWSASRIFPNSVFQKRLGAPPAAPPEANQRPVEEVIKEPSTNSLHEVQEHLSDGKNAVNSSNAGSAQHGTSSHVDGVFELEQLLKQKTFTRTEFDHLTQLLHSRIVEPNAREVAVNSENIEITNVRGQTNNAVEVNVLQPASSYEIDMPTIPGEANKKQQCANDVSQPMSSFNNKDKRVASEQERREVFSGLHEIVTVPAPGLASTKEEAASSTKINKTHMSSRFFKSSASLSVQNKLFRDDRAMPIGTPYARKPSNHSLVLRTAVRNSEPVETRRNSLLSSGIYGRSAIYKMSRSPYFKPCSMANLGGDRSSLDDYGCPSMSENITHSGGRQTFKRGRSLLEDDIGSSGPTRRTHQKSNLMSPLASPYLSRGNSLPSSSTRVDQGSVTLNQKLLHLNEQENDHSEFQTVENSGVPSVPLPPQSSEMARKILQQPDKLVTSPKGQSSNLKIDMDESPFLLTHNMLHGQALKSMEEIDMSKFLNVQKNGSLKSPSDSHQKSFGNTISQKQDKSEENGSTKSAVKGVRFASTNSVLEKPNNVSGREAKPSTTTAHFVVSGAATTTSQKKPSFQMSAPEDLVELDDDSDDIKDSPSTATIVGNNKPLLISKCEITHEKPKLEKSMKSSSNNICTSMGVSDGDSTKISNGLGMEKMNGFFFSAAPASTISSQVPLMVSNFTTSLMKSAPQCEETPAPTFKADLVELASGSASTAAGASGLGFSNAPTATVLEGSKGEVVQTSKCGDLFNAFGNAALPALYVFGAFRTSELNDGITSSTAISSALVAPSMTLGASFAPGFSTSTSMAPNSSATISSDAPIFSTIPSFQFGASGSFGASNAVTSSTEKSESTNLVGESVKSSGFSVSSSAPLLGTSAAFSSTRSNSSAVLTPSIFASTSNSSSALPAPALFSTATGGSSAMSLSSGFSTSTSMAPSSAATISSAAPILSTIPSFQFGASGSFGGASTVTSSTEKSDSTNLVGEPVKSSAFSVSSSAPLGTSAALSNTRSNSSAVLTPSIFASTSNSSSALPAPALFSTATGSSAVSMLPGFSTSSNGFSGFGSSPQSGGANSLFSSNSSQNLTVFGTTAESSFSTRPAQSGTGMSHALPISSSNTFGSSIPTTTFGLSGTSSSGSASSSFGFSTPGLEPLGSSSGFSFPTATGSSSSSGSSSTVPPANSFVSSTGLSTISTLSAGGGSSSHVWSTPFVSSGFSFAASAISSANSSGNLSLVAGLPFGSAPSSGSSPFMFGSSSGSVSSFTSVGSTTSLISLVQPVFGAPNQTSGLNSGSPGNDQMNVEDSMADDSVQSSVLPAVKFGQPTNTPASPNFVFGSPATPGGTTTFQFGSQQNNFMPQSPSPFQPAGNLEFAAGGSFSLGSSGGGDTSGRRTVKVRRDKHRKR, encoded by the exons ATGGCGGCGTACGAGAGTGATGGCTGCGGGATCGGGGGCAAGTTCCGGAAGCGCCTCTTCCAGCGGGCCCCCGCGACGCCGTACGATCGGCCCCAGGCGGCGGCATGCCCCGCCCAGCCGCTTCCGGCGGAGCCGCGGGGGAACGGGTGGCTCTCCAGGCTCGTGGACCCCGCGACCCGGATCATCTCCTGGAGCGCATCCCGCATCTTCCCCAACTCCGTCTTCCAGAAGCGGCTTGGCGCCCCTCCTGCCGCGCCGCCAG AGGCAAATCAGAGACCAGTGGAGGAAGTCATCAAAGAACCGTCTACT AATTCATTACACGAAGTGCAAGAACATCTTAGTGATGGAAAAAATGCAGTGAATAGTTCCAATGCTGGCAGCGCTCAACATGGAACCAGTTCTCATGTCGATGGAGTTTTTGAACTCGAGCAACTACTGAAGCAGAAAACTTTTACAAG GACTGAGTTTGATCACTTGACCCAGTTATTACATTCAAGAATTGTGGAACCAAATGCACGAGAAGTGGCTGTGAATTCTGAGAATATAGAGATAACAAATGTTCGAGGTCAAACTAATAATGCTGTTGAAGTAAATGTATTACAACCAGCATCAAGTTATGAAATAGATATGCCAACTATTCCAGGTGAAGCAAATAAGAAGCAGCAGTGTGCTAATGATGTATCACAACCAATGTCAAGTTTCAATAATAAGGATAAAAGAGTTGCTTCAGAACAAGAAAGAAGAGAGGTATTTTCTGGGTTACATGAAATTGTTACAGTTCCTGCACCTGGCCTGGCT AGTACCAAGGAAGAAGCTGCCTCGTCAACAAAAATTAATAAGACACATATGAGTTCTAGGTTTTTTAAATCTTCTGCATCTCTAAGCGTGCAAAATAAATTATTTCGGGACGATAGAGCAATGCCAATTGGAACACCGTATGCAAGGAAACCATCCAATCATTCGTTGGTATTGAGAACTGCAGTCCGCAATTCTGAACCTGTTGAAACTAGACGAAACAGCTTGTTGAGTTCAGGAATTTATGGCAGATCAGCAATATATAAAATGTCTCGTTCTCCATACTTCAAGCCCTGTTCAATGGCTAACTTAGGG GGTGACAGATCTTCGCTGGATGACTATGGTTGCCCCTCTATGTCTGAAAACATTACACACTCTGGTGGCAGACAG ACGTTTAAACGAGGGAGATCACTTTTAGAGGATGATATCGGATCATCTGGTCCCACCCGTAGGACACATCAGAAGTCCAACTTGATGTCTCCATTAGCAAGTCCATACTTGTCGCGGGGGAATTCTCTGCCTTCTTCATCAACTCGTGTTGATCAAGGTTCTGTAACTTTAAACCAAAAGCTTCTCCATTTGAATGAACAAGAGAATGACCATAGTGAGTTTCAAACTGTAGAAAATAGTGGGGTTCCTTCTGTTCCACTTCCTCCCCAGTCCAGTGAGATGGCTAGGAAAATTCTACAGCAACCTGATAAACTGGTGACTTCTCCAAAAGGGCAATCCTCTAATCTGAAAATTGACATGGATGAATCACCATTTCTGTTGACTCATAACATGCTTCATGGACAAGCTCTTAAAAGCATGGAGGAAATTGATATGTCTAAGTTTTTGAATGTGCAAAAAAATGGCAGTTTGAAATCTCCCAGTGATTCACACCAAAAAAGTTTTGGAAATACTATTTCTCAGAAGCAAGACAAGTCTGAAGAAAATGGCTCTACCAAGAGTGCTGTTAAAGGGGTTCGATTTGCATCTACAAACTCTGTTCTCGAGAAACCTAATAACGTATCTGGCAGAGAGGCCAAACCTAGTACGACAACTGCTCATTTTGTTGTTTCAGGTGCTGCTACAACTACCTCACAAAAAAAACCATCATTCCAGATGAGTGCACCCGAG GATCTTGTCGAGTTGGATGATGATAGCGATGATATAAAGGATTCTCCAAGTACAGCTACTATTGTTGGTAATAATAAACCTTTGTTGATATCGAAGTGTGAGATTACACACGAAAAGCCTAAATTGGAGAAATCTATGAAATCTTCCTCTAATAATATTTGTACATCCATGGGGGTATCGGATGGGGATTCCACCAAGATATCCAATGGGCTTGGTATggaaaaaatgaatggattttttttctctgCTGCACCTGCTTCAACCATTTCATCTCAAGTACCATTAATGGTTTCTAATTTCACGACATCGCTTATGAAATCAGCCCCACAGTGTGAGGAAACCCCTGCTCCTACATTTAAAGCTGATTTGGTGGAGCTTGCATCTGGATCTGCTTCAACTGCTGCTGGTGCTAGTGGCCTTGGTTTCag TAATGCCCCGACAGCAACTGTATTAGAAGGCTCAAAAGGTGAAGTTGTCCAAACTTCAAAATGTGGGGACCTATTCAATGCATTTGGGAATGCTGCATTGCCGGCCTTATATGTTTTTGGAGCTTTTAGGACATCTGAACTAAATGATGGCATCACTTCATCCACTGCCATATCTTCAGCTCTTGTTGCTCCGTCCATGACATTGGGTGCTTCATTCGCACCAGGTTTCTCCACCAGCACCAGCATGGCACCTAATTCTTCAGCTACCATCTCATCTGATGCACCTATATTTTCCACAATCCCCTCCTTCCAGTTTGGTGCTAGTGGCTCTTTTGGTGCTTCTAATGCAGTAACTTCATCAACAGAAAAATCTGAGTCTACCAATTTGGTGGGAGAGTCTGTCAAGTCATCTGGTTTCAGTGTAAGCAGCTCTGCTCCTCTACTAGGTACATCTGCTGCATTTTCAAGCACCAGAAGCAACAGCTCAGCCGTTCTGACACCATCAATATTCGCAAGCACGAGCAATAGCTCCTCTGCTCTGCCAGCGCCAGCATTATTTAGTACAGCCACTGGTGGTTCTTCTGCTATGTCATTGTCGTCAGGTTTCTCCACAAGCACCAGCATGGCACCTAGTTCTGCAGCTACCATCTCATCTGCTGCACCTATACTTTCCACAATCCCCTCGTTCCAGTTTGGTGCTAGTGGCTCTTTTGGTGGTGCTAGCACAGTAACTTCATCAACAGAAAAATCTGATTCTACCAATTTGGTGGGAGAGCCTGTCAAGTCATCTGCTTTCAGTGTAAGCAGCTCTGCTCCTCTAGGTACATCTGCGGCATTATCAAACACCAGAAGCAACAGCTCAGCTGTTCTGACACCATCAATATTTGCAAGCACAAGCAATAGCTCCTCTGCTCTGCCAGCGCCAGCATTATTTAGTACAGCCACTGGTTCTTCTGCTGTGTCAATGTTGCCAGGTTTCTCAACTTCATCCAATGGATTCAGTGGTTTTGGTTCATCACCACAATCTGGTGGTGCCAATTCATTGTTTTCAAGTAACAGTTCTCAGAACTTGACAGTGTTTGGCACAACAGCAGAATCTAGTTTCAGCACTCGGCCAGCACAGTCTGGAACTGGGATGTCACATGCTTTGCCAATATCATCATCTAATACCTTCGGTTCATCAATTCCTACGACAACGTTTGGTCTAAGTGGCACTTCCTCATCTGGTTCTGCAAGCTCATCATTTGGTTTCTCAACGCCTGGTTTGGAGCCTCTTGGTTCAAGTTCTGGCTTCTCTTTCCCTACTGCTACTGGGTCATCTTCCAGTTCTGGCAGTAGTAGTACCGTTCCACCGGCAAATAGTTTTGTTTCAAGTACTGGGTTGTCCACCATTTCAACTTTAAGTgctggcggcggcagcagctccCATGTATGGTCTACGCCTTTTGTTTCAAGTGGCTTTTCCTTTGCAGCAAGTGCTATTTCATCAGCAAATTCCAGTGGAAATTTATCCCTTGTAGCAG GTCTTCCATTTGGGTCAGCTCCCTCTTCAGGGAGTTCACCTTTCATGTTTGGTTCATCATCAGGGTCAGTTTCTTCATTCACTTCAGTTGGAAGCACAACTTCACTGATTTCTCTTGTGCAGCCTGTGTTTGGAGCACCAAATCAGACAAGTGGTTTGAATTCAGGTTCACCTGGAAATGACCAGATGAATGTTGAGGATAGTATGGCTGATGATTCTGTCCAGTCTTCGGTTCTTCCGGCAGTGAAATTTGGACAACCAACAAATACACCTGCATCTCCTAACTTTGTGTTCGGTTCCCCAGCTACTCCTGGTGGGACAACAACCTTTCAGTTTGGCAGCCAGCAGAATAATTTTATGCCTCAAAGCCCATCTCCATTTCAACCAGCTGGAAATTTAGAGTTTGCTGCAGGAGGAAGCTTCTCTTTGGGAAGTAGTGGTGGTGGTGACACGTCTGGTCGAAGGACAGTGAAAGTAAGACGAGATAAGCATCGGAAAAGGTAG
- the LOC135633674 gene encoding uncharacterized protein LOC135633674: protein MALWMDAGSDPISESEKADLEAIAAIKEAAAVELKEQGNQFVKMGKKHYNDAIDCYTRAINQKALSDSDHSVLFANRAHVNLLLGNYRRALSDSEEAIKFCSTNIKAYYRAAKAAFSLNLLAEAASLCQRGLEQVPSNDELKKLLMQIDLRRKDDEHQKAQVLQAVASAKELSSAMENRGLKLGKGLYQELTGIRKPVLDKSGILHWPVLLLYAEVMSSDFIEDFCETDMFSSHLDIMFSEDSQPLPWDEYHAYTREAVELYYQAGTGILLSNKEVLKYLLDGTVKSVPEGFFDEEKDSGKDLDSSVSHLSTNYGKWIHINEKKTLLDILRRSDYIIPAIPVFFVVSKKSEFYKLFRAGKWSPP, encoded by the exons ATGGCGCTATGGATGGACGCCGGATCGGACCCGATCTCCGAGAGCGAGAAGGCGGACTTGGAAGCCATCGCCGCTATCAAAGAGGCCGCCGCCGTTGAGCTCAAG GAACAAGGTAACCAATTCGTCAAGATGGGTAAAAAGCATTATAACGATGCAATTGATTGTTATACAAGAGCGATTAACCAGAAAGCTCTGAGCGACTCAGATCACTCGGTCCTCTTTGCTAATCGTGCCCATGTAAATTTGCTTTTGGGAAATTATAGGCGTGCTTTAAGTGATTCTGAGGAAGCAATTAAATTCTGTTCGACAAATATCAAG GCATATTATCGGGCAGCCAAAGCTGCCTTCTCTTTGAATTTGTTGGCTGAAGCAGCATCACTTTGCCAAAGGGGACTTGAACAAGTTCCCTCTAATGACGAGCTGAAGAAGTTGCTTATGCAGATTGACTTGCGAAGAAAAGATGATGAACATCAAAAGGCTCAAGTATTACAAGCTGTTGCTTCAGCTAAG GAGCTTTCATCTGCAATGGAGAATAGAGGATTGAAGCTTGGGAAGGGCCTGTACCAGGAACTCACTGGAATTAGAAAACCAGTACTAGATAAAAGTGGGATTCTTCATTGGCCGGTTCTTCTTCTTTATGCAGAGGTCATGTCAAGTGATTTCATTGAGGACTTCTGTGAAACGGACATGTTCTCATCGCATCTTGACATAAT GTTTTCAGAAGATTCCCAGCCACTACCATGGGATGAGTATCATGCTTATACAAGGGAAGCTGTTGAATTGTATTATCAG GCTGGCACCGGGATTCTCTTATCGAATAAGGAAGTCCTTAAGTATCTGCTAGATGGCACAGTGAAGTCTGTTCCAGAAGGCTTCTTTGATGAAGAGAAGGATTCAGGAAAAGATCTGGATAGTTCAGTCTCTCATTTAA GTACCAATTATGGTAAATGGATTCATATAAATGAGAAGAAGACGCTTCTCGACATTTTGCGGCGTTCTGATTATATCATCCCGGCTATCCCAg TCTTCTTTGTGGTTTCGAAGAAATCTGAGTTCTACAAGTTGTTCAGAGCTGGAAAATGGTCGCCACCTTGA
- the LOC103978813 gene encoding uncharacterized protein LOC103978813: MLSARREAPDTSHWRRYKGGRYKRFREPRKGGRMEETKEPVATEGREKMTVLVAVDESEGSLYALSWALDNLFAAAVGGAPNKPQPLGRLVLVHAQQPLQQFIMHPIGPAVYATSSVIDSVKKAQEQNSRDVIERAKGICRRRLVEAEAVVVIGDPKETICQAAEQMQTDLLVVGSRGLSKIRRAILGSVSDYCAHHANCPVLIVKPPKGSH, from the exons ATGCTGTCAGCACGGAGAGAAGCGCCCGACACGTCTCACTGGAGGCGCTACAAAGGGGGTAGATACAAAAGGTTCAGAGAGCCGAGGAAGGGAGGCAGGATGGAGGAGACCAAGGAACCGGTGGCGACAGAGGGCCGCGAGAAGATGACGGTGTTGGTGGCTGTGGACGAGAGCGAAGGGAGCCTTTACGCGTTGTCTTGGGCGCTCGACAATCTCTTCGCCGCCGCCGTCGGAGGCGCGCCCAACAAACCGCAGCCGCTCGGCAGACTCGTCCTCGTCCACGCGCAGCAGCCTCTACAGCAGTTCATCATGCATCCGATCGGACCAG CCGTTTATGCGACGTCGTCGGTGATAGACTCCGTGAAGAAAGCTCAAGAGCAGAACTCACGCGATGTAATCGAGCGAGCGAAGGGAATTTGCAGACGAAGGCTG GTTGAAGCTGAAGCAGTCGTCGTCATCGGGGATCCGAAGGAGACGATATGCCAGGCTGCGGAACAGATGCAGACCGACCTCCTCGTGGTAGGAAGCCGCGGCCTGAGTAAGATAAGGCG GGCAATCCTGGGGAGCGTCAGCGACTACTGTGCTCATCATGCCAACTGCCCTGTGCTCATCGTGAAGCCGCCCAAGGGGAGTCACTGA
- the LOC135633260 gene encoding protein YABBY 2-like, translated as MSDHVFPEQACYVNCNFCNTPLVVEVPGNNLLDVVTVRCGLCANLLSVDLEALLGKLPHQSFQNHNPGSLHPHMDCGSSSRCTRLSAMNSVDCVQQQTHPIQPTEKRRVPSAYNKFIKEEIRRLKAKDPDISHKEAFSTAAKNWAHFPEIHFGPSVKGSKQV; from the exons ATGTCGGACCATGTCTTCCCCGAGCAAGCTTGCTACGTCAACTGCAACTTCTGCAACACTCCTCTCGTg GTTGAAGTCCCAGGCAACAATTTACTCGATGTTGTCACAGTAAGATGTGGGCTCTGTGCTAATTTACTGTCTGTGGATCTCGAAGCATTGCTTGGGAAACTCCCACATCAGAGTTTTCAG AATCACAACCCTGGTTCTCTCCACCCCCATATGGACTGTGGATCTTCCTCGAGATGCACCAGGCTATCAGCGATGAACTCAGTTGATTGTGTTCAACAGCAAACACACCCTATCCAAC CAACCGAGAAGCGACGTGTTCCATCTGCCTATAACAAGTTCATCAA GGAGGAGATACGGCGGCTGAAGGCAAAAGATCCCGACATCAGCCACAAGGAAGCTTTCAGCACTGCAGCCAAAAAC TGGGCACACTTCCCCGAAATCCATTTCGGGCCATCCGTGAAGGGGAGTAAACAAGTTTAG